AAGCTGAGGGTATCCCCATTCTAGACCGAGAGGAAATTATGGTGAGTGTTGTGGGCTTTcgtcttctatttctttttttgcgacCTCATTTGAATCCATTTTATCAAAAATAGGAGAACATTGCAACGTTGGAAGTGCTGTCAGATCACAGTCAGTGCCACTACAATTTAGCCGGAGACCGGCTGCGAAGTCTTTTGCGACCGTTGCTGACCAATTGGCATAAAGACGCATCGGGATCATCGACTCATCACATCGACCACTACTTGCAATCGCAAGTCAATGCCGGCCAAACTGGTAACGGAGACGCAAACGAAGACGCGAAAATTGTTGAGGCTTATGAGgtataaaaatgtttcttccTGGGCTGTGTTAGGTTATAAAACTTTAACTTTATCGATATTTTTCAGGAGTGTTTAAAATTACAACGCCAGCAAAATTTGCTGTGGAGCGCTCTTCGACGGCTGCGTCGATGTCTGGTTGAAATGGACAAGAAACAAGACGGATCGGCAAATGAGGAGGAGTCTGTCGCCATCAGTCAGGCGTCGTCGCACAAACTCCACTACATCGCCCAGAGTTTGGTCAACGTTCTCCTGGCGTCATCTGCTCTAAAAAAACAGATCAAGATCGAACGCAAAACAGCCGAGCAGCTGTTCCAACATCTTTACGTCACTTCGGGTCCGGCGTCCCAGCTCTCTACTGCCGCTCTACTCTCGCAGTCGGACGACACTTACCGCTGGATGCCAAATTTTCTTGCTGACATGTTGCGCAAGACATTGTCCTCGGATCCCTCAACTTCCCTGATCCCTAAGGACAGGTATGTTATCGTTTGTCAATTTGAACGTCAGAACAAAGTTTTCAGTTTTCACTTTGTCCGCTCCTAGGGTTTTTGTGACGCTTCTGTTCATGGGATTCAAGGCGATTCAACTTTCTTCGGGTATTCATCTGCTCGACCCAATCCTGGCTGTTTTGAACGAACAGCTCTCTGTCTTGGAAAATCGGAATAACAGCAGTCCATTCGCCCTCTCTCATTTGGACTTGCCCTTTGTCAACTGGCTTCTATtgttctgctgctgttgccttgATAGGACAGCCTCGGCAACTACGAAAGAGACGAAAACCCGAGATCAGCGCTGGGATTTTATGCAGGGCGAGTCCCTATTGTCCCGAGACGGAGCAACTGCTGGCGAGCCCAAAAATGCCGGCGGTTCGGCCGCCTCGCGCATCTACAGGCGCAAATTGCAGAAGAAACTCATGCAGCAACCGCATTATGGTGTTTCCTGGCCCAGCGGTGGCGTCCTTAGTGGAAGCAACAAAGCCAAATTCATCTTGGCCCACTCCAAGCAAAAAGGTAAGACAATTTAGCGCAAACATAGAACGGACGTCTCACGAtcgtttttccccctttcgATTCTTTGTCTTTAGGAGGAGGATTTGCTATGGATTCCGGAGTCCAAATGAGGAGAACAGCTATGATGGACGATGAAATGGATTCGAACGGTCCCGACGATAAGGACGGAGGGAATGGCAGTCGAACTATGCCGTCATCGTGTGGGCAACCAATCTGTTCGTCTAGCGGAGCTGCACGAGTAGCCAAGAACCTCATTTCCTTCCTTTTGGTGATTGGCGCTTCCGGTGCGCACGAGGAAACGTTTTTATTGACTTGCAAAGTCCTTGCTCGACTTATTGGCGCCTCGCAGAACGGTCTGCGTTTGGGACACATTGCCGACGAGGAGCAGCTGACGACACTTTTGCGTATGGCGGCCTCTGCCAACGGCCAACCCACTCAGTTGTGGCTCAATCACGCCATTTATTGCCTACTGATTGATTATCTACGAGCCACATCTTCTAACAAATCCAATATGATAGCCAGCGGGGATTCCGGCGGAGCCTCAAAAAGTTGCTCCGTTAATTCCATGTTCACTCACGGTGCCACCGGATCCAGATATGATGATATACTCCGATCGGTCGGCTCGGAGCCAGAAGCTGGCAGCAGCGGAATAAATGGCGCTGGAAGTAGCCCAAGCTCCCACATGAATAGCACtggaagcagcagcagtaacACCTTGTCCTTTTTCaagtccaaaatgaaaatgggtcAAGTCTCGAAGAAACTACCACCTATGGCTGTTCCTCCCGAGCTGCTGGCCTACGAGCAAGCCAAATTGGCAGCCGAATCGTTGAAGGTGGATCAGCACGTCGACGATTTATTAGAACTCTTTGAGAATCCCAATTCGGAGTCTGTTCCACCCGTTTTGAAGAAAGCCTGGCCATCCATTTCGAGGTATGATTTGTAGTTTTTAGACGAAGGGTTATTGTTCTGGAGCataattttatcattttttttttacagtgtgaTGAAAAACCTGGCGGAATGCAAGAGCAGCCTTTCAGCTAGTGGCTACGGTGCCACCACTGGAATTCTGAGCGCAGAGGAAGCCACGTCGTCGGGAGTCTGGGATCTGCGAGATGAGTCGCGCAGTGATGGTCCGTGGAAACACAAGACCGACATCCTTAGCGACGCCTTTTTCGAGGCTGTTTTGCAGGGACTAACCTCCTCATTTCACGACAACAAGAGGCGTCCGCTGCCGGAAGAAATTCCGGGCGATCCCATTACTGCACCGGCTCAGCCAGATCAAAAACTCCTCTCATCCGCTTTCAATAACTTGTTCAGCTCAGCCAGTTACCTGAGAATCAAGACGGACGTAATCGCTTCTCTGAAGTTATGGGTTCTCCTCAACAGCGAGAACTACGGTTCGTCGCTGGATTCTGACGGAGGAGCCTCTTCTTCCGTCACGAAAAATAGCGGAGACTCGTCAGCCATTCTGCTGAATCCCGAAGCCATTCGCGGAGTATTGGAAGTCTTGGCGAAAATTCCCGTCTTGGACGTGGGTGATTGGACGGCTGTTTTGCGGAGCCTCACTTGGTTGTCTAGTCCCCGTTGGCTTTTAACCGAACCTGACCAACAGCAACACCAGATGGAAAGTGAATCTTCACATTCTGAAGAGTTGGCGGATCAAATGTGTGCCGGAACGGTCATCCGCAGTCCATACTTGACGGCGATCCTCTACAATTTCATCAGCGGACAAGGATTGGTACCCTACTCTCTGGGTGACAAGCAACTGGTTGGTCCTTCGATCGTGTCAACTTTGGGAGACGTTTTGTCGTGCCTGAAAGTTTGGTGCAATACGGCGTTGGTCGGCAGTGTATTGGGCTGTCAATTGCGCAATTCTCTTTTTGAATTGTTCCTCGAACTTGCCGTCCCTCCTCATGGTCCCATCTTTCGCGGAATCGGTCCGCTGGATGCCCAAATTTGCTTCTTGGAGTCTCTTCTCAAACTCGGCGTTCAAGGGCTAGATGAATCCTTGTCCATCCGAGTCATTCAAGCTGTTGGTAAGGATTGATTTTTCTCACATTTTAAAGATAgagtaaatgttcattctaatttctttttccgtcaCAGTGAGCCTTAGTCAAATGTTTTTGAGCCGCTCCGGAGGTTTGTCGTGTatcgacagcagcagccaactcTCTGAAGATGATCGGATCTGTTTCAGCGGATTGCACGCCACTTCAGCACTTAGTGGACCGCTGGGCGGCGGTTCAAGCGGCAATAACACTGGGCGACCGTCAGCCATCACTCCTTCGGTCCTGTTGACACTCAGTCTTCAGCTGGCCATCCGATTGGTAACGAATGCCGAATACGGGCCGTCGCTGAACGTGGCCGACAGCCTCCTCTCTACACGGTCAGTGATGGACGAATTGCTGGACGCCGCCAACTATTGTCAGGCCTCCTCGTTCGCCTCGAGTTTAGGCGCGACTGCCCTAGGCGACTTTGACGTCGCATTCAGTCATTTGCATACAGTGGCCGATTTCACCCTGGAACTTCTTCACCAAATCTCCATCAAAACTTCTAACGTCAGACTATTGTTTTATCGGATCATCGAGTACATCAAACCAGGTGTGGCCACGTCGGTGTTCTCCAGTCAAGGATGCAGCGATCTCTCTGAACCTTTGCTCATCTTCGTCCTCTACGTTCtaagaacgaaagaaaatgtCAGCATTTTCCACGAAGTCGATGGATTTaaggttaaaacaaaaaaattggatttttgattttgtttaacagggtaattttgattttggatttttgtttaaatcgcAGGAAGTCTGTCTGGCCTTATCCCGGACACCAATCCAGCTCTTCAACTCACACAGCCGCTTGGttagtaatgtattatcgtaCGTGAGTCAGACCACGGTCGCCAACGGCCAAGGAGCGAATCGCCCGCGATTAAACTCACGCCAGGCGCGTAGTGGAGCCGGATCGATATTTCCGGGCGCTACTTCGTCATCTGCTGCCAACGCTGGAATGCTCCAAAACAGCTTCGTTGATGCTGCATCGTTGCCTCTGGCCGTCTTCCGACGGAGTTGTCTCCGAttagacgatgacgatgattaCGGTCTTCTTAATTTGGCGCCGTTGTCGACTATTAGTTGTAGCCACCCAAGTGCCCAACCGGCCGATGTTCTGCTTCAGCCAAATCCGCCACATCGCAGAGCACGCAGCCCGTCATGGTCGCACCATTTTTATCCAGCCGAGCAATTTATCGAGCTGACCATTACTTTACCTTGCCCGGTTCTCGTCAAAGAGATTCAACTTCATCCTCATTTGACATCACTAGCAAGTAAGTTGTGTCTCTAGGGAGAATTGTATTTTGTATCTCTGGACTAACTCgtgttttaacatttttcccCCGTAGCGTGCCCTTCTGCCGTGGGAGTGGAAATGTCTCCGGAAGGGAGTAGCCAACTCTATCCTGTCGGAGCCGTTTTGTCCGCCACTGGGCTGACGACAATTGCATTCAAATTGGAATCGCCTCAAGTCGCTGCTTTGGTTCTGTTGCGTCTATACAAACCTCGCGACTCCTCCAACATCGGCCTCGCTCAAATCCGAATCCTCGGCAGCTTGGCTCTACCTAGTTCGGAGCAGTCAGCTTCCGGCCCGATGGCCGGTCAACACCAACCTGGATTGACGTGGCTATGCGTTTTACATCATTGCCTATCAGTGGCCGAAAAATCGGACAATTCTGATCTAATGGGATCCCTTCGCCAGACAGCTGGTAGCCTGGAACGTCCTGGTATGGTGGAGCGGTGTTGCGGCCTTTTGAATGCTCACTTCACTTCGCCAAAAGCTGGCATCTTGGCAGACGTGGTCCAAATGGCATCGGATATTTTGCTTCACCTTGGCCGGCACTCGAGCGCTCTGGCGCATCAGTTCATTCGATTGCAGCTTCAAGAGTCGCCACGTTTGCTTCTCGGCTGTACACCTCCTGTTGCCAACGTTCTTTACGAGCTGTGCAGCGCAGAGAATGAAAGCATAGCGACATTCGCCACTCCACCTGGAGGATCTGGACAAGCTTTGCTTTTCCAGTGGCTTCATCGATCCGCCGACCAGTGTTCATTGTCACAGGCTGTGTCAACTTCTATGGTGCACTGTGCCTCTGCCGTCCTTTGGCACAGTCCCTGTGCCATGGAGAAGATTGTCAACTACGATTTCGCcaagtaattgatttttttaaaaatataagccTATTCAAATTAggattttcttaaaattgaCATGTTATTTTAGAGCCCTTTTCGAGTGGACCAAAAAGATCCACAGCATGGAGCTGAAAATTGCCGTTGATTTCGCGCTTTGTTCCGTCTGTCGTCATTACCCTAACATTTTTACGTCGTTGCTCTCTTCTATTACCACCAcggagtcgtcgtcgtcatcttctAGTATCACTTCAACTACTCTCAACTCTATTCTTCAATCCAAATCCTTGATGGAGACATTGGGTAGAGCAGCTCAGTCTGAGTTGGCGCTCGAAAAACTTTTCCGATCCGGTTTACTTGATCTGGTTTCGCAGACCATCAGCGGTAAgttccaatttaaaaaattttgcaaacctacaactttttcatttttatatgtttttttttctttctaatctCACCTTCCCCTTCTTTAGAATACTGTCAATGCGTTTTGAAACGCCATGAGATGGTTGCAGCTGATTTGACTGAACGAGTGGCAGTGGCGTTTGAATTCTGGACCCTCCTGTGCGAAGAATGGGGCTCTGGGGTCAGTCGAGACGTTCTAGCCGCTTATCTATTCGACAAGTCTTTGTTGGAGATGTTGCTGCAGGCACTTTGCAGTAACAGTTCCGGTGATTGCCAATCCAATCGGCTACAGACGAGTCGGATAGAAGACGCAGCTGTGGCCTTTTTCCGCCAATTTTGCTGGGCCCATCGTGAAAACTCGCGCCGTTTCGCCGAAATCCTACTCAGCGTCCTTCAACCTGTTGGTGCGTGAGCTCGTTGTTTTTATCCCTTCATTGATGATTTAATAACGTCTCTTTTTGCTGTTTCAGGTTCCTCTTCGAAGCTGTTGACGGGATTCACTCGACGTCTTTTACTCCAGTTGTTGCTCGAACCAGAGAAGATTTTCGTGTATGTAACGTCAGCTTCCGGCCAGGTCGGTCTTCCCGTCAGTGCCAGTTCACTTTCATCCATGACAATCGCCGAACCTCGCCATCCGGCTTTCAACCACGGCAAGAAACACAAATTGCTCTACATCAGCGCCGAAACCACTTGTTCAGACTTCATAAGACTTTTGacaggtaattattttttctgtttgaaataaatttttattgaataatattcaaaactatttttttttctctctcgagtAGATAGCATGAGTGTGCCCGTCTTAAACGACATGAAATCTTCTCTTAATCTTACCAACAAACGATCATCGACTGTTGATCGTCTATTGGCATCGTCCGATCTCGACAAGAAAGCGAAGCTATCGGCCCTGGATTCGGAAGACCAACAGAGACGTGCTCTGTCGCAAATCCTTCAAAACCAACATTATTTGGCTCTTTTCGATCTTCCTAATGTGCCTCTGTCTGGCAACTGGACGCTGTCGCAAGCGCTCAGCCACCAACGTCTAGAGAATCCAACCTCGAGGGGAGCTCTATGCCTCCGTCTGAACACGGATCTGGATTCGGTAAATTCTTCACCGACTCCAGCAACTCCAATGGATCAACCCACCCACCCGTTGACAACGCTCCTGGAGGAATTCGCCGCCCTTGGAGGTCTGGCCGTTCTGTCCAAACACTTGCCCATGCTGCTGTGCGCCTCGACATCTACCACATCGTCGGTTGCCTTCGAAAGTGTTACCTTGTCCGTAAAAGGCGGAAGCGGGAGCGTAGCTCAGGTGTCGCAACCATCGATGACCAATCCGGGCACCTCTCATTTATCCAATCACGTCAACGGTGTAACGTCCGAGACCATCGACTCTTGGGTCAAACTTGACGGTGGCTCAGACGATATGGATGAGGAAATGGATGAGATCCTGATGCCATCTGGCTACTTCCCACCTCCCACTCCACAGTACATGAACGCCAAACGGAGCAAGAGCGCCGGTCAGTCATTGCCCACTACCTGCGCCCTCCCACTTCATAGTTTGGCGGCGTTCAGCCTTTTCTTGAGCATGCCTCTTTACACGGAGGCTGTCCTGCAGGATCGACGAAGAGCTCAGATGCTTCTCCGGTTAGCCCTTGGAGTTTCCGATGACGGCCAAGGAGGTAAAAGTCGTCGtaaaattactttaaatatttaattctgTAATGAATGTATTGAATTCTTCTTTTGAGCAAAgattaatttaattgttttcgtTTTACAGGCAACATATTGAACTCGTCCGATGCGGCGCTTTTCCCCGTTCTACCGTTTGTCCTTTTGCAGCAGGTGCTCGATAAGCATCCGCTAGATAGTGAAAAAGGAGCCGTCATCCGACAGCAAGCAGTTGACATGGGTGTCTTGCAGCTTTTATTGGCTTGTTTGGCCGTTTTCACTCAACAGGTCACATCGGCAAATGTCGCAATTCCATGTAAGTAGAACAACAATCGTCAGTAATTAGGAattgtatttgttttatttgctgaattccttatttttggtttttagctTTGAACGTGCAGTTTGTTGTGGGTACTCCTAATGGATGCAGTGCGCCAGCCAAGAACGAATCGATCGGCAATGCGTCGGATGCCAATCAAGCGGCAGCTACTCAAACTGGTTCCATCCTGGGTGCCGTGACATCGCAATCCCAattgcaacagcagcagcagcagtactgGGCAAAAGGAACTGGCTTTGGCACAGGATCGACGGCACAAACGTGGGACCTTGACGGCGCCATGCAGCGCCAAAGGCAACAAGAGGAGCAAGCTACCTGCTTACTGCATACGCTGGCTGCTTATGTTCATCCTAGTTGCCCGCCCATCGCTTTA
The sequence above is drawn from the Daphnia pulicaria isolate SC F1-1A chromosome 1, SC_F0-13Bv2, whole genome shotgun sequence genome and encodes:
- the LOC124342487 gene encoding baculoviral IAP repeat-containing protein 6-like isoform X3, encoding MATQPAVQQDSVPSETIACISTTTCPDLFATSTAGGLVVLWNISGTLKREVSINTGHTSQLCPVRVTALSVVSGSFSNGHQPIRCSLVVGAKLGDQLEPFLVVYDVTWTRAYQDDQSEPGPSTPTAGSSGSTIKKGGTTKKVLPATHVLNPNSGGLVSAGSNAESSANPGLFFSFGDDDEEMYTISSTMDANEKLGKATAGLLNKLMHNMGSPFTNTVMPQLMMGEKIMTTHANTSSISVVAPPPPPFALSPKVSDQPEVTLNQRTLINLKECGIDGELDVVFLIPTWDAGHLIAILSPPDKSELSRNTENVATEKASSHILLFKLNVGEAGLVERPVCQLKVAAADEPRCVVMLPSGDRNDDSEWSAEEEAAMRGPMRAVVVTKDGRLRLLLMDPNGSTPQLTWLDMESVSPHKFLDATYCSSVERVCATTDKGDLVFFKIITHAGAAGFSRLHPSGKSGMRKGKEPSPTKLLIHQPLTSETLQSLYELTLAEKLPQACQLTITAASCWMEQAVTQRQRRQPQPWLLQPGSSTTPNNTGSEDGLQMARLFKLQQDKFSWDEHFFEMSLPPGVSVSHVHLRFVLAPSCSVAPEIQVSLLEQRSRSLQWGRSSLNANPTEEVDNLINFNMGQPSPRFTSSASNTESASNPILTQEYLDAHDAVLLCGPFKLNQFLDASGQVATLTLNSHQLLQSTARNFLIHLKYIPSVAHPNSLSLLNIPRPMTNPCGRRTIQTKGCDWIQEVAISVQRSKPTSIPHERAHRCALLASSNFTGQLLEFGFRSIMRREHIMVLGILNWKTAAHYGAPPGVACLTTGDVAGHVIEIFNQLKSLLDRFVIHGNRTTAQQVVQLLSSSHELGICLSEEEVAVITKQMMHCLLQQLGSLQNCASPSVVHWFLVLLSRVYLRSQTEVAGPVWAVLTRIIAELHRRREPLQQLLQSRYGFYGRPFETELMFSLTEDHQQQQSSASSSKPVRSNIAASFAALNQLVNPSSTCDKDKSYNYLDVLCLKRSCDLVDVEPLPFTLVSASDGVRLEKSDTGSAQFTAVALNGLVEASKLVSHKDTHATSHRWQHLLAINPPLVIVMERLHSGGRKFVVLDFGAPILLTDVYIPACPDWVSITVDVWNRLERNQNDTDLVRLAVSSDINRRPIVLHDLQPPLVCRFLRLTITGRQGLSASSCKTSIGSFYGHSLILPNDLVVPAMQAEGIPILDREEIMENIATLEVLSDHSQCHYNLAGDRLRSLLRPLLTNWHKDASGSSTHHIDHYLQSQVNAGQTGNGDANEDAKIVEAYEECLKLQRQQNLLWSALRRLRRCLVEMDKKQDGSANEEESVAISQASSHKLHYIAQSLVNVLLASSALKKQIKIERKTAEQLFQHLYVTSGPASQLSTAALLSQSDDTYRWMPNFLADMLRKTLSSDPSTSLIPKDRVFVTLLFMGFKAIQLSSGIHLLDPILAVLNEQLSVLENRNNSSPFALSHLDLPFVNWLLLFCCCCLDRTASATTKETKTRDQRWDFMQGESLLSRDGATAGEPKNAGGSAASRIYRRKLQKKLMQQPHYGVSWPSGGVLSGSNKAKFILAHSKQKGGGFAMDSGVQMRRTAMMDDEMDSNGPDDKDGGNGSRTMPSSCGQPICSSSGAARVAKNLISFLLVIGASGAHEETFLLTCKVLARLIGASQNGLRLGHIADEEQLTTLLRMAASANGQPTQLWLNHAIYCLLIDYLRATSSNKSNMIASGDSGGASKSCSVNSMFTHGATGSRYDDILRSVGSEPEAGSSGINGAGSSPSSHMNSTGSSSSNTLSFFKSKMKMGQVSKKLPPMAVPPELLAYEQAKLAAESLKVDQHVDDLLELFENPNSESVPPVLKKAWPSISSVMKNLAECKSSLSASGYGATTGILSAEEATSSGVWDLRDESRSDGPWKHKTDILSDAFFEAVLQGLTSSFHDNKRRPLPEEIPGDPITAPAQPDQKLLSSAFNNLFSSASYLRIKTDVIASLKLWVLLNSENYGSSLDSDGGASSSVTKNSGDSSAILLNPEAIRGVLEVLAKIPVLDVGDWTAVLRSLTWLSSPRWLLTEPDQQQHQMESESSHSEELADQMCAGTVIRSPYLTAILYNFISGQGLVPYSLGDKQLVGPSIVSTLGDVLSCLKVWCNTALVGSVLGCQLRNSLFELFLELAVPPHGPIFRGIGPLDAQICFLESLLKLGVQGLDESLSIRVIQAVVSLSQMFLSRSGGLSCIDSSSQLSEDDRICFSGLHATSALSGPLGGGSSGNNTGRPSAITPSVLLTLSLQLAIRLVTNAEYGPSLNVADSLLSTRSVMDELLDAANYCQASSFASSLGATALGDFDVAFSHLHTVADFTLELLHQISIKTSNVRLLFYRIIEYIKPGVATSVFSSQGCSDLSEPLLIFVLYVLRTKENVSIFHEVDGFKEVCLALSRTPIQLFNSHSRLVSNVLSYVSQTTVANGQGANRPRLNSRQARSGAGSIFPGATSSSAANAGMLQNSFVDAASLPLAVFRRSCLRLDDDDDYGLLNLAPLSTISCSHPSAQPADVLLQPNPPHRRARSPSWSHHFYPAEQFIELTITLPCPVLVKEIQLHPHLTSLATCPSAVGVEMSPEGSSQLYPVGAVLSATGLTTIAFKLESPQVAALVLLRLYKPRDSSNIGLAQIRILGSLALPSSEQSASGPMAGQHQPGLTWLCVLHHCLSVAEKSDNSDLMGSLRQTAGSLERPGMVERCCGLLNAHFTSPKAGILADVVQMASDILLHLGRHSSALAHQFIRLQLQESPRLLLGCTPPVANVLYELCSAENESIATFATPPGGSGQALLFQWLHRSADQCSLSQAVSTSMVHCASAVLWHSPCAMEKIVNYDFAKALFEWTKKIHSMELKIAVDFALCSVCRHYPNIFTSLLSSITTTESSSSSSSITSTTLNSILQSKSLMETLGRAAQSELALEKLFRSGLLDLVSQTISEYCQCVLKRHEMVAADLTERVAVAFEFWTLLCEEWGSGVSRDVLAAYLFDKSLLEMLLQALCSNSSGDCQSNRLQTSRIEDAAVAFFRQFCWAHRENSRRFAEILLSVLQPVGSSSKLLTGFTRRLLLQLLLEPEKIFVYVTSASGQVGLPVSASSLSSMTIAEPRHPAFNHGKKHKLLYISAETTCSDFIRLLTDSMSVPVLNDMKSSLNLTNKRSSTVDRLLASSDLDKKAKLSALDSEDQQRRALSQILQNQHYLALFDLPNVPLSGNWTLSQALSHQRLENPTSRGALCLRLNTDLDSVNSSPTPATPMDQPTHPLTTLLEEFAALGGLAVLSKHLPMLLCASTSTTSSVAFESVTLSVKGGSGSVAQVSQPSMTNPGTSHLSNHVNGVTSETIDSWVKLDGGSDDMDEEMDEILMPSGYFPPPTPQYMNAKRSKSAGQSLPTTCALPLHSLAAFSLFLSMPLYTEAVLQDRRRAQMLLRLALGVSDDGQGGNILNSSDAALFPVLPFVLLQQVLDKHPLDSEKGAVIRQQAVDMGVLQLLLACLAVFTQQVTSANVAIPSLNVQFVVGTPNGCSAPAKNESIGNASDANQAAATQTGSILGAVTSQSQLQQQQQQYWAKGTGFGTGSTAQTWDLDGAMQRQRQQEEQATCLLHTLAAYVHPSCPPIALTQPGFTGSPVLPTELLNIVLASHLVAAICSYLRNDSVMDMARHVPLYKAVLLLLRSIAACPKLVPLLLPSSSGNNKGSSSTSGSSQSIHALLRKLKNYVSSYTARLASVQNRTTSTQEDSDSEEGIADLSKDICETWAIVKGVVLDHSGGDEIDGQDSKMSDQAKSSNGRSFLSTEFIHNRSPEKLYCDVMQPSQFDSYELLVESPDTVMGSRFTVAYHFENAVKAAGERCHPNRMKRLAQEVATLTTSLPLSLSSSVFVRCDTDRLDIMKVLITGPCDTPYGNGCFEFDVYFPPDYPQSPMQVHLATTGRHTVRFNPNLYNDGKVCLSVLNTWHGRPEEKWNPHTSSLLQVLVSIQSLILVSEPYFNEPGYERSRGTPSGNQNSRDYDVNIRQATVKWAMLEQIRNPAPCFKQVTHAHFWLKRQEIEKQCEEWIAEMEKQVENDPNGSRAVAVGLTALKRHYSQLKEELGRLSPPPCMANVSQPEIQAMEEDENEEEKPLKTSPLPSEEFAIAYSEGEEEEEDEEEEEVEEEEEEEDEDDDEEDEISSQLLNAGKEEEAEGEVGNDLDELKEIMFSNVDSDVPLSWKEDLEDSETEMDNFVSQFTI